In Mus musculus strain C57BL/6J chromosome 14, GRCm38.p6 C57BL/6J, the following are encoded in one genomic region:
- the Olfr723 gene encoding olfactory receptor 723, with translation MDYENGSAVTEFILVGFSGNWQLQIFFFVTFTLIYGATVVGNILIIVTVAANSALHSPMYFLLGNLSFLDMCLSTVTTPKMISDLLAAHKSISFQGCMAQMFFMHFFGGAEMTLLIVMAFDRYVAICKPLHYRIIMSHKLLNRFIILSWTIGFIHTMSQMALTVNLPFCGHNIINNIFCDLPLVIKLACIETYTLELFVIADSGLLSFISFFLLLVSYTVILLIVKHKSPGSLSKALSTLSAHIIVVTLFFGPCIFIYAWPFGSFASNTTLAVFYTVITPLLNPIIYTLRNQEMKKAMRKLWIQQVSCT, from the coding sequence ATGGATTATGAAAATGGATCAGCTGTGACAGAatttattttagtgggattttccGGAAACTGGCAACTTcaaattttcttctttgtgaCATTTACTTTGATCTATGGTGCTACTGTGGTGGGCAACATCCTTATTATAGTCACAGTGGCAGCTAATTCTGCCCTTCATTCTCCCATGTACTTTCTTCTTGGAAACCTCTCCTTCCTGGACATGTGTCTTTCCACTGTCACGACACCCAAGATGATCTCAGACTTGCTTGCAGCACACAAGAGCATCTCTTTTCAGGGCTGCATGGCCCAGATGTTCTTCATGCATTTCTTTGGGGGTGCTGAAATGACCCTTTTGATAGTCATGGCCTTCGACAGGTATGTGGCCATATGCAAACCTTTGCACTACAGGATAATCATGAGTCACAAGTTGCTGAACAGGTTTATTATCCTTTCCTGGACAATTGGTTTCATACACACAATGAGCCAGATGGCATTGACAGTGAATTTGCCTTTCTGTGGAcacaatattataaataatatattttgcgACCTTCCCCTGGTAATCAAGCTTGCTTGTATTGAAACATACACTCTAGAGTTGTTTGTGATTGCTGACAGTGGGCTGCtctcctttatctctttcttcctcttgcttGTTTCCTATACTGTCATTCTGCTCATTGTAAAGCACAAATCACCTGGCAGTCTCTCCAAGGCGCTGTCCACATTGTCTGCTCACATAATTGTGGTCACTCTGTTCTTTGGACCCTGTATTTTTATCTATGCCTGGCCATTTGGGAGTTTTGCAAGCAATACAACTCTTGCTGTATTTTACACTGTTATCACACCTTTACTGAATCCTATTATTTACACACTGAGAAATCAGGAAATGAAGAAAGCCATGAGAAAATTATGGATCCAACAAGTCAGCTGCACATAG